In one Oncorhynchus nerka isolate Pitt River linkage group LG7, Oner_Uvic_2.0, whole genome shotgun sequence genomic region, the following are encoded:
- the dnase1l1l gene encoding deoxyribonuclease I-like 1-like: MGKSSFDKSHAYSYVESKRLGKKTYKEQYVYIYKKDVLQVREQCQYPELEGGEGTNNDTEVFSREPFIVRFHSPTTLVKDFVLVGQHTCPKTAMKEIDELYTVFNGICKKWKTENVVILGDLNAACSYITIKGFKAVRLRSDPKFRWLIGDEQDTTVRQKTHCAYDRIVIHGREMISGIVPDSAKPFNFKEEFHLTEEEALEVSDHFPVEVDLKPIHRYLLRHEL, translated from the exons ATGGGTAAGTCAAG CTTTGACAAATCGCATGCATACTCCTACGTGGAGAGTAAGAGACTGGGGAAGAAAACCTACAAAGAGCAATATGTCTACATTTACAA GAAAGATGTGCTGCAGGTCCGAGAGCAATGCCAGTATCCTGagctagagggaggagaggggacgaatAACGACACTGAGGTTTTCTCCAGAGAGCCTTTCATTGTCCGGTTTCACTCACCCACTACCT TGGTGAAGGATTTTGTCTTGGTGGGCCAACACACCTGTCCCAAAACGGCAATGAAAGAGATCGATGAACTCTACACTGTTTTCAATGGGATCTGCAAGAAGTGGAAGACTGAG AATGTGGTGATCTTAGGGGACCTGAACGCAGCCTGCAGCTACATCACCATCAAGGGCTTTAAAGCTGTGCGTTTGAGAAGCGACCCCAAGTTCCGCTGGCTGATTGGAGATGAACAGGATACAACCGTTCGGCAGAAGACACACTGCGCTTACGACAG GATAGTTATTCATGGCAGAGAGATGATCTCTGGGATAGTTCCAGATTCAGCTAAACCCTTCAACTTTAAAGAGGAGTTCCACCTTACTGAAGAAGAG gcCTTGGAAGTCAGCGACCACTTCCCAGTAGAAGTTGACCTGAAGCCCATCCATCGCTATCTCCTGCGCCATGAACTTTAG
- the LOC115132551 gene encoding FK506-binding protein 5-like isoform X1, which yields MEQNFADLLTDAFSDTSLPSFPEGGFDFEPLDFDEAKTEMSSGRLPVLREEEEDVDEGQEEEEPGGETGTVPDPISVKTYDVSLTEEDTQHIDDEEKWEEEEEEGKEEEEEGKEEEEEEEGKEEEEDEEEITSGEEEDTGIENIGSPGGRSVVVHYDEENIENIVTTGQPFAQEDRENPNIRNIEQGTYENSDVSCFEGVTEDDTMEITADISEGIEEEERLAAEENQEKSSDSDLEVLTSSITENQIEEGKKGVNLLSPHFPQENEEEEEQDEPGAPEIVSDCPDPAATQNLQSIMVNTFVEHPLEAKIKDFLGDDHQEAGESFADYPSDFFPSEYDKDGGKGRERNKNGSTLSSPSEGHLKIDENVDPEREITEQKDSHVQGEEDEKVDVRPAISLSVEGKQDFADCAMCNINIDISMSKIIEDNLEADSSSDSSSDSSTDSSSDSSSEDEKDNEEHPALPRYQALPQRDCRSDVLPDWEGGEENISKQSVADLHLSDTISDVPTFTLHSEAGLSTADVTRCNRGKRSTGNMSSSDSEDNFPGEFCTLETELRKDKGETWIWGKEEYLREIPPEIEGKLENHLHTNINWDTADNNVDRSGFILDYKYEGSGITVGEEQFADDEEDEERSWKQERVRIEAFYKFYNDEEEKEAMETEGDFSRRKPRVQFCMDPLPQVIEYTDSSSDTDLVDSASDRDEDLDSTARLEEQREPETQESQKPQGELQDLSKIPRTHSKRDWCLRVLKFLLKMALLTLIGLLTFWWTTDLKDLDW from the exons ATGGAACAGAACTTTGCTGATTTGTTAACGGATGCATTTTCAG acacATCCCTCCCATCTTTCCCTGAAGGTGGGTTTGACTTTGAGCCTCTTGATTTTGACGAAGCCAAGACAGAAATGTCCTCTGGAAGATTACCAGtgctgagagaggaagaggaagatgtggatgaaggacaggaagaggaagagcctGGTGGAGAAACTGGAACTGTACCTGACCCTATCTCAGTGAAGACATATGATGTGAGTTTGACTGAAGAGGATACACAACATATTGATGATGAGGagaagtgggaggaggaggaagaggagggcaaggaggaggaagaggagggcaaggaagaggaggaggaagaggagggcaaggaagaggaggaagatgaagaggagatCACCTCAGGAGAAGAAGAGGACACAGGAATAGAGAACATTGGCTCCCCAGGGGGTAGGTCTGTGGTTGTTCACTACGACGAAGAGAATATAGAAAATATTGTAACTACAGGACAACCTTTTGCCCAAGAGGATAGGGAAAACCCTAACATCAGAAACATAGAGCAAGGTACTTACGAGAACAGTGATGTGAGTTGTTTTGAGGGTGTTACTGAAGATGACACCATGGAGATCACAGCAGATATAAGTGAAGGGATTGAAGAAGAGGAGAGACTGGCAGCTGAAGAAAACCAGGAGAAATCATCTGATTCAGACCTGGAGGTCCTGACAAGCTCTATCACTGAAAACCAGATAGAAGAGGGAAAGAAAGGAGTGAACTTACTCTCCCCACATTTTCCCCAGGAGAATGAAGAGGAAGAAGAGCAAGATGAACCTGGAGCTCCAGAGATTGTTTCTGATTGTCCTGATCCCGCAGCAACACAGAATCTGCAATCTATTATGGTCAATACCTTTGTGGAACACCCACTTGAGGCGAAAATTAAGGACTTCCTAGGGGATGACCACCAAGAGGCGGGTGAAAGCTTTGCAGATTACCCCTCTGACTTCTTTCCAAGTGAATACGACAAGgatggagggaaagggagagagcgaaACAAAAATGGGAGCACACTGTCTAGTCCCTCTGAGGGTCATTTAAAGATAGACGAGAAtgtcgacccagagagagagataaccgaGCAGAAGGATAGCCATGTACAGGGAGAGGAAGATGAAAAGGTTGATGTGAGACCTGCTATCTCTCTGAGCGTAGAAGGCAAACAAGATTTTGCAGATTGTGCGATGTGTAATATCAATATTGACATTAGCATGAGCAAGATTATTGAAGACAATCTCGAAGCTGATAGCTCCAGTGATAGTTCCAGTGATAGCTCCACTGATAGCTCCAGTGATAGTTCCAGTGAGGATGAGAAGGATAATGAAGAACACCCAGCCCTGCCAAGATACCAGGCTCTTCCTCAGAGAGACTGCAGATCTGATGTTTTACCTGactgggagggtggagaggagaacaTCTCCAAGCAGAGTGTTGCCGACCTGCATCTTTCAGACACCATCTCTGATGTCCCCACTTTTACCCTTCACAGTGAGGCTGGACTCAGTACAGCAGACGtaaccaggtgtaacaggggTAAGAGGAGTACAGGCAACATGTCATCATCTGACTCTGAGGATAATTTTCCGGGAGAATTTTGTACGTTGGAGACTGAACTAAGAAAGGACAAAGGGGAGACTTGGATTTGGGGTAAAGAGGAGTATCTTCGAGAAATCCCGCCGGAGATAGAAGGAAAGTTGGAGAACCACCTTCACACCAATATAAACTGGGACACGGCGGATAATAACGTGGACAGGAGTGGTTTCATTCTAGATTACAAGTACGAGGGGAGCGGAATCACAGTCGGAGAGGAACAATTTGCAGATGATGAAGAAGACGAGGAGAGGAGTTGGAAACAAGAGAGAGTGAGAATCGAGGCATTCTACAAGTTTTATAATGacgaagaggagaaggaggccatGGAAACAGAAGGTGATTTTTCAAGGAGGAAGCCTAGAGTTCAGTTCTGCATGGATCCCCTGCCTCAAGTCATTGAATATACAGACAG CAGCAGTGACACGGATTTGGTCGACAGCGCATCTGACAGAGATGAGGACCTGGATTCTACAGCAAGGCTTGAA GAGCAGCGTGAGCCTGAGACTCAGGAGAGCCAGAAGCCACAAGGAGAACTACAAGATCTCAGCAAAATACCTCGGACACACAGCAAGAGAGACTGG TGTCTGAGGGTGCTGAAGTTCCTGCTGAAGATGGCCCTTTTGACATTGATTGGACTTTTGACATTCTGGTGGACAACAGACCTAAAGGACTTGGACTGGTGA
- the LOC115132551 gene encoding FK506-binding protein 5-like isoform X2, whose amino-acid sequence MEQNFADLLTDAFSDTSLPSFPEGGFDFEPLDFDEAKTEMSSGRLPVLREEEEDVDEGQEEEEPGGETGTVPDPISVKTYDVSLTEEDTQHIDDEEKWEEEEEEGKEEEEEGKEEEEEEEGKEEEEDEEEITSGEEEDTGIENIGSPGGRSVVVHYDEENIENIVTTGQPFAQEDRENPNIRNIEQGTYENSDVSCFEGVTEDDTMEITADISEGIEEEERLAAEENQEKSSDSDLEVLTSSITENQIEEGKKGVNLLSPHFPQENEEEEEQDEPGAPEIVSDCPDPAATQNLQSIMVNTFVEHPLEAKIKDFLGDDHQEAGESFADYPSDFFPSEYDKDGGKGRERNKNGSTLSSPSEGHLKIDENVDPEREITEQKDSHVQGEEDEKVDVRPAISLSVEGKQDFADCAMCNINIDISMSKIIEDNLEADSSSDSSSDSSTDSSSDSSSEDEKDNEEHPALPRYQALPQRDCRSDVLPDWEGGEENISKQSVADLHLSDTISDVPTFTLHSEAGLSTADVTRCNRGKRSTGNMSSSDSEDNFPGEFCTLETELRKDKGETWIWGKEEYLREIPPEIEGKLENHLHTNINWDTADNNVDRSGFILDYKYEGSGITVGEEQFADDEEDEERSWKQERVRIEAFYKFYNDEEEKEAMETEGDFSRRKPRVQFCMDPLPQVIEYTDSSDTDLVDSASDRDEDLDSTARLEEQREPETQESQKPQGELQDLSKIPRTHSKRDWCLRVLKFLLKMALLTLIGLLTFWWTTDLKDLDW is encoded by the exons ATGGAACAGAACTTTGCTGATTTGTTAACGGATGCATTTTCAG acacATCCCTCCCATCTTTCCCTGAAGGTGGGTTTGACTTTGAGCCTCTTGATTTTGACGAAGCCAAGACAGAAATGTCCTCTGGAAGATTACCAGtgctgagagaggaagaggaagatgtggatgaaggacaggaagaggaagagcctGGTGGAGAAACTGGAACTGTACCTGACCCTATCTCAGTGAAGACATATGATGTGAGTTTGACTGAAGAGGATACACAACATATTGATGATGAGGagaagtgggaggaggaggaagaggagggcaaggaggaggaagaggagggcaaggaagaggaggaggaagaggagggcaaggaagaggaggaagatgaagaggagatCACCTCAGGAGAAGAAGAGGACACAGGAATAGAGAACATTGGCTCCCCAGGGGGTAGGTCTGTGGTTGTTCACTACGACGAAGAGAATATAGAAAATATTGTAACTACAGGACAACCTTTTGCCCAAGAGGATAGGGAAAACCCTAACATCAGAAACATAGAGCAAGGTACTTACGAGAACAGTGATGTGAGTTGTTTTGAGGGTGTTACTGAAGATGACACCATGGAGATCACAGCAGATATAAGTGAAGGGATTGAAGAAGAGGAGAGACTGGCAGCTGAAGAAAACCAGGAGAAATCATCTGATTCAGACCTGGAGGTCCTGACAAGCTCTATCACTGAAAACCAGATAGAAGAGGGAAAGAAAGGAGTGAACTTACTCTCCCCACATTTTCCCCAGGAGAATGAAGAGGAAGAAGAGCAAGATGAACCTGGAGCTCCAGAGATTGTTTCTGATTGTCCTGATCCCGCAGCAACACAGAATCTGCAATCTATTATGGTCAATACCTTTGTGGAACACCCACTTGAGGCGAAAATTAAGGACTTCCTAGGGGATGACCACCAAGAGGCGGGTGAAAGCTTTGCAGATTACCCCTCTGACTTCTTTCCAAGTGAATACGACAAGgatggagggaaagggagagagcgaaACAAAAATGGGAGCACACTGTCTAGTCCCTCTGAGGGTCATTTAAAGATAGACGAGAAtgtcgacccagagagagagataaccgaGCAGAAGGATAGCCATGTACAGGGAGAGGAAGATGAAAAGGTTGATGTGAGACCTGCTATCTCTCTGAGCGTAGAAGGCAAACAAGATTTTGCAGATTGTGCGATGTGTAATATCAATATTGACATTAGCATGAGCAAGATTATTGAAGACAATCTCGAAGCTGATAGCTCCAGTGATAGTTCCAGTGATAGCTCCACTGATAGCTCCAGTGATAGTTCCAGTGAGGATGAGAAGGATAATGAAGAACACCCAGCCCTGCCAAGATACCAGGCTCTTCCTCAGAGAGACTGCAGATCTGATGTTTTACCTGactgggagggtggagaggagaacaTCTCCAAGCAGAGTGTTGCCGACCTGCATCTTTCAGACACCATCTCTGATGTCCCCACTTTTACCCTTCACAGTGAGGCTGGACTCAGTACAGCAGACGtaaccaggtgtaacaggggTAAGAGGAGTACAGGCAACATGTCATCATCTGACTCTGAGGATAATTTTCCGGGAGAATTTTGTACGTTGGAGACTGAACTAAGAAAGGACAAAGGGGAGACTTGGATTTGGGGTAAAGAGGAGTATCTTCGAGAAATCCCGCCGGAGATAGAAGGAAAGTTGGAGAACCACCTTCACACCAATATAAACTGGGACACGGCGGATAATAACGTGGACAGGAGTGGTTTCATTCTAGATTACAAGTACGAGGGGAGCGGAATCACAGTCGGAGAGGAACAATTTGCAGATGATGAAGAAGACGAGGAGAGGAGTTGGAAACAAGAGAGAGTGAGAATCGAGGCATTCTACAAGTTTTATAATGacgaagaggagaaggaggccatGGAAACAGAAGGTGATTTTTCAAGGAGGAAGCCTAGAGTTCAGTTCTGCATGGATCCCCTGCCTCAAGTCATTGAATATACAGACAG CAGTGACACGGATTTGGTCGACAGCGCATCTGACAGAGATGAGGACCTGGATTCTACAGCAAGGCTTGAA GAGCAGCGTGAGCCTGAGACTCAGGAGAGCCAGAAGCCACAAGGAGAACTACAAGATCTCAGCAAAATACCTCGGACACACAGCAAGAGAGACTGG TGTCTGAGGGTGCTGAAGTTCCTGCTGAAGATGGCCCTTTTGACATTGATTGGACTTTTGACATTCTGGTGGACAACAGACCTAAAGGACTTGGACTGGTGA
- the LOC115132551 gene encoding uncharacterized protein LOC115132551 isoform X3 has product MSSGRLPVLREEEEDVDEGQEEEEPGGETGTVPDPISVKTYDVSLTEEDTQHIDDEEKWEEEEEEGKEEEEEGKEEEEEEEGKEEEEDEEEITSGEEEDTGIENIGSPGGRSVVVHYDEENIENIVTTGQPFAQEDRENPNIRNIEQGTYENSDVSCFEGVTEDDTMEITADISEGIEEEERLAAEENQEKSSDSDLEVLTSSITENQIEEGKKGVNLLSPHFPQENEEEEEQDEPGAPEIVSDCPDPAATQNLQSIMVNTFVEHPLEAKIKDFLGDDHQEAGESFADYPSDFFPSEYDKDGGKGRERNKNGSTLSSPSEGHLKIDENVDPEREITEQKDSHVQGEEDEKVDVRPAISLSVEGKQDFADCAMCNINIDISMSKIIEDNLEADSSSDSSSDSSTDSSSDSSSEDEKDNEEHPALPRYQALPQRDCRSDVLPDWEGGEENISKQSVADLHLSDTISDVPTFTLHSEAGLSTADVTRCNRGKRSTGNMSSSDSEDNFPGEFCTLETELRKDKGETWIWGKEEYLREIPPEIEGKLENHLHTNINWDTADNNVDRSGFILDYKYEGSGITVGEEQFADDEEDEERSWKQERVRIEAFYKFYNDEEEKEAMETEGDFSRRKPRVQFCMDPLPQVIEYTDSSSDTDLVDSASDRDEDLDSTARLEEQREPETQESQKPQGELQDLSKIPRTHSKRDWCLRVLKFLLKMALLTLIGLLTFWWTTDLKDLDW; this is encoded by the exons ATGTCCTCTGGAAGATTACCAGtgctgagagaggaagaggaagatgtggatgaaggacaggaagaggaagagcctGGTGGAGAAACTGGAACTGTACCTGACCCTATCTCAGTGAAGACATATGATGTGAGTTTGACTGAAGAGGATACACAACATATTGATGATGAGGagaagtgggaggaggaggaagaggagggcaaggaggaggaagaggagggcaaggaagaggaggaggaagaggagggcaaggaagaggaggaagatgaagaggagatCACCTCAGGAGAAGAAGAGGACACAGGAATAGAGAACATTGGCTCCCCAGGGGGTAGGTCTGTGGTTGTTCACTACGACGAAGAGAATATAGAAAATATTGTAACTACAGGACAACCTTTTGCCCAAGAGGATAGGGAAAACCCTAACATCAGAAACATAGAGCAAGGTACTTACGAGAACAGTGATGTGAGTTGTTTTGAGGGTGTTACTGAAGATGACACCATGGAGATCACAGCAGATATAAGTGAAGGGATTGAAGAAGAGGAGAGACTGGCAGCTGAAGAAAACCAGGAGAAATCATCTGATTCAGACCTGGAGGTCCTGACAAGCTCTATCACTGAAAACCAGATAGAAGAGGGAAAGAAAGGAGTGAACTTACTCTCCCCACATTTTCCCCAGGAGAATGAAGAGGAAGAAGAGCAAGATGAACCTGGAGCTCCAGAGATTGTTTCTGATTGTCCTGATCCCGCAGCAACACAGAATCTGCAATCTATTATGGTCAATACCTTTGTGGAACACCCACTTGAGGCGAAAATTAAGGACTTCCTAGGGGATGACCACCAAGAGGCGGGTGAAAGCTTTGCAGATTACCCCTCTGACTTCTTTCCAAGTGAATACGACAAGgatggagggaaagggagagagcgaaACAAAAATGGGAGCACACTGTCTAGTCCCTCTGAGGGTCATTTAAAGATAGACGAGAAtgtcgacccagagagagagataaccgaGCAGAAGGATAGCCATGTACAGGGAGAGGAAGATGAAAAGGTTGATGTGAGACCTGCTATCTCTCTGAGCGTAGAAGGCAAACAAGATTTTGCAGATTGTGCGATGTGTAATATCAATATTGACATTAGCATGAGCAAGATTATTGAAGACAATCTCGAAGCTGATAGCTCCAGTGATAGTTCCAGTGATAGCTCCACTGATAGCTCCAGTGATAGTTCCAGTGAGGATGAGAAGGATAATGAAGAACACCCAGCCCTGCCAAGATACCAGGCTCTTCCTCAGAGAGACTGCAGATCTGATGTTTTACCTGactgggagggtggagaggagaacaTCTCCAAGCAGAGTGTTGCCGACCTGCATCTTTCAGACACCATCTCTGATGTCCCCACTTTTACCCTTCACAGTGAGGCTGGACTCAGTACAGCAGACGtaaccaggtgtaacaggggTAAGAGGAGTACAGGCAACATGTCATCATCTGACTCTGAGGATAATTTTCCGGGAGAATTTTGTACGTTGGAGACTGAACTAAGAAAGGACAAAGGGGAGACTTGGATTTGGGGTAAAGAGGAGTATCTTCGAGAAATCCCGCCGGAGATAGAAGGAAAGTTGGAGAACCACCTTCACACCAATATAAACTGGGACACGGCGGATAATAACGTGGACAGGAGTGGTTTCATTCTAGATTACAAGTACGAGGGGAGCGGAATCACAGTCGGAGAGGAACAATTTGCAGATGATGAAGAAGACGAGGAGAGGAGTTGGAAACAAGAGAGAGTGAGAATCGAGGCATTCTACAAGTTTTATAATGacgaagaggagaaggaggccatGGAAACAGAAGGTGATTTTTCAAGGAGGAAGCCTAGAGTTCAGTTCTGCATGGATCCCCTGCCTCAAGTCATTGAATATACAGACAG CAGCAGTGACACGGATTTGGTCGACAGCGCATCTGACAGAGATGAGGACCTGGATTCTACAGCAAGGCTTGAA GAGCAGCGTGAGCCTGAGACTCAGGAGAGCCAGAAGCCACAAGGAGAACTACAAGATCTCAGCAAAATACCTCGGACACACAGCAAGAGAGACTGG TGTCTGAGGGTGCTGAAGTTCCTGCTGAAGATGGCCCTTTTGACATTGATTGGACTTTTGACATTCTGGTGGACAACAGACCTAAAGGACTTGGACTGGTGA
- the LOC115132553 gene encoding emerin-like: MATLKSKSDQEIRELLDEYGIKHGPIVDTTRPLYEKKLKEAMAKDKKVTKPSSDKTFYREEQEEVTYVTYRTPVISEGPSGDGKPYMRSRPEYSEMDFVDEKLYSRSRPEYSRGRQYVDEPHVYNTPSYSSYSKPTPVVKSGGVVVKEEKTESSGRLVPLWIQFLVFLIVAGFLYFIFINMESVESSPFNRIQ, encoded by the exons ATGGCCACACTGAAAAGTAAGTCTGACCAAGAAATCAGGGAACTGTTGGACGAGTATGGAATTAAGCACGGGCCTATCGTTG ACACTACAAGACCCCTGTATGAAAAGAAGCTAAAAGAGGCCATGGCCAAAGACAAGAAAGTCACAAAACCATCCTCAGACAAAACCTTCTACAGAGAAGAGC AGGAAGAAGTCACTTACGTTACCTATCGGACACCA GTTATAAGCGAAGGGCCTTCAGGAGATGGAAAACCCTACATGAGGTCAAGACCAGAGTATAGTGAGATGGACTTTGTGGATGA AAAACTCTATTCGAGATCAAGACCAGAGTACAGCAGAGGAAGGCAATACGTTGATGA GCCCCATGTCTACAACACACCATCATACTCATCCTACTCCAAACCAACGCCTGTGGTGAAGTCTGGAGGTGTCGTTGTAAAGGAGGAAAAAACAGAGAGTTCTGGGAGACTGGTCCCTCTCTGGATCCAGTTTCTGGTCTTCCTGATCGTAGCCGGGTTCCTCTACTTCATATTTATCAACATGGAGTCCGTAGAGAGTAGCCCCTTTAACAGAATCCAATGA